One segment of Plasmodium vivax chromosome 14, whole genome shotgun sequence DNA contains the following:
- a CDS encoding variable surface protein Vir5-related (encoded by transcript PVX_101570A) yields the protein MLLCIEIESSSKLNEDAINICKKFVLYFKELSSSCSTVEGLSTTSKFANFLNYWLYNQLKEKSINGDLKKTLYEKLEAKYDSFQGQHILKGAIQNKEDTNFSKFDILYQLYKKLSDVTITEDEKCLNFFQSCKEHYNKGLEKCFEQVDNNFCNALNKFKSIYEGKKTSFPETCTSNKLPTFPEIKPLNSSSDTTEETSNIFFDLIESTQKSGEHGLPKMSQKLFPNLHQVLSFHYTMPFEYEEDKIKCKMMDIMLEFFKYYNLNRGNTNVHLFVNEFFKHFYENKKTKYDKIYTECSNKTQIDSYCSLYKACNDQIRRDLLSIKDSINKNLENIAKAYQDAISGYLYYQVTSHENEQLPFLAHSKSLNIGIGLICVIFFYSLYKVP from the exons atGCTCCTTTGCATA GAAATAGaatcttcttcaaaattgaaCGAAGATGCCATAAATATTTGTAAGAAGTTTGTATTATACTTTAAGGAACTAAGTTCCAGTTGTTCAACTGTTGAAGGTCTAAGTACCACTTCTAAATTCGCCAATTTCTTAAACTACTGGTTGTATAATCAGCTAAAAGAAAAGTCTATAAATGGCGATCTTAAAAAAACCTTGTACGAAAAACTTGAAGCAAAATATGATTCTTTTCAAGGTCAGCATATATTGAAAGGAGcaatacaaaataaagaagatactaatttttcaaaatttgatATATTATACCAATTGTACAAAAAGCTTTCAGATGTAACAATAACGGAAGATGAAAAATgcttgaatttttttcaaagttgCAAAGAGCATTATAATAAAGGATTAGAAAAATGCTTTGAACAAGTagataataatttttgtaacgcattgaataaatttaaaagtatatatgaaggaaaaaagactTCTTTCCCTGAAACATGTACTAGCAACAAATTGCCCACTTTTCCAGAAATAAAACCATTGAACTCATCATCAGACACCACTGAAGAAACTtctaacatattttttgatttaattGAAAGTACACAAAAAAGTGGTGAACATGGACTTCCAAAAATGTCACAAAAATta tttCCCAATTTACATCAAGTGCTTTCATTCCATTATACCATGCCTTTCGAATATGAAGAAGATAAGATCAAATGTAAAATGATGGACATAATGCTTGAGttctttaaatattataatctAAATAGAGGAAATACCAATGTGCACTTATTTgtaaatgaattttttaaacatttctatgaaaataaaaaaacaaaatacgATAAAATATACACAGAATGTTCTAATAAGACACAGATAGACTCATACTGCAGCTTATATAAAGCTTGTAATGATCAAATAAGAAGAGATTTATTATCAATAAAAGACTCCATAAACAAAAATCTTGAAAATATAGCAAAAGCGTACCAAGATGCGATTTCAGGATATTTATATTACCAGGTCACATCTCATGAAAATGAACAGCTACCTTTTTTGGCCCATAGCAAATCTCTAAATATAGGTATAGGCCTGATATGTGTTATCTTCTTTTACTCTTTGTATAAGGTTCCTTAA
- a CDS encoding hypothetical protein, conserved (encoded by transcript PVX_101575A) yields the protein MDKSYAGDSFAGDSFAGDSYAGDSYAGDSYAGDSYADDSYRGRSDRDRPYDDESYQDRSSRDRSSRDRSSRDRSSRDRSTRDRSSRDRSSRGRSSRDGSYNNDSYYYEDEDPRQHNREYNLQYYSTGNNYY from the coding sequence ATGGATAAATCATATGCTGGTGATTCATTTGCTGGTGATTCATTTGCTGGTGACTCATACGCTGGTGACTCATACGCTGGTGACTCATACGCTGGTGACTCATATGCTGATGATTCATACAGAGGTAGATCAGACAGAGATAGACCATACGATGACGAATCATACCAAGATAGGTCGTCCCGAGATAGGTCATCCCGAGATAGGTCATCCAGAGACAGATCATCCAGAGACAGATCCACCCGAGATAGGTCATCCCGAGACAGATCATCCAGAGGTAGATCATCCCGAGATGGATCGTACAATAATGATTCATATTATTATGAAGACGAAGATCCAAGGCAACATAATAGAGAATATAACCTGCAGTATTATTCAACaggaaataattattattaa